In the genome of Altererythrobacter sp. TH136, one region contains:
- a CDS encoding aldo/keto reductase family protein, producing the protein MKYRKLGSSDLEVSEISLGSWLTYGVGVEAVQTRACLDRAFDLGINFIDTANVYGRGKAETVLGEMLEGRPRDSYVLATKLFAPMSDTDKGLSRAQILKQIDASLQRLRTDYVDLYQCHRFDIETPLEETMEALTEITRQGKVRYIGFSEWSPKNIEDALAIPGVERFVSSQPQYSLLFRRPEAKVVPLCAANGISQIVWSPLAQGVLSGKYTPGQPLPAGTRATSDEMGTMMQSWLRPEVLEVVQKLKPIAHEAGCTLSQFALAWVLREPNVASAIVGASRPEQLDENAAASGLSIDPALFGRAEEIVAGL; encoded by the coding sequence ATGAAGTACCGGAAGCTTGGCAGCAGTGATCTTGAAGTCTCCGAAATCTCCCTAGGCTCCTGGCTCACCTACGGGGTCGGCGTCGAGGCGGTGCAGACCCGAGCGTGCCTCGACCGTGCGTTCGATCTGGGGATCAACTTCATCGACACTGCGAACGTCTACGGTCGCGGCAAGGCGGAGACCGTACTTGGCGAGATGCTCGAAGGACGCCCGCGGGATTCCTATGTCCTGGCGACCAAGCTCTTTGCGCCAATGAGCGACACCGACAAAGGCTTGTCGCGTGCACAGATCCTGAAACAGATCGACGCCTCGCTTCAGCGATTGCGCACGGACTACGTCGACCTCTACCAATGCCATCGCTTCGACATAGAAACGCCGCTTGAGGAGACGATGGAGGCGCTGACCGAGATCACCCGGCAGGGTAAGGTGCGCTACATCGGGTTCAGCGAGTGGTCGCCCAAGAACATTGAGGATGCGTTGGCGATCCCGGGCGTCGAGCGGTTCGTATCGAGCCAGCCTCAGTACTCGCTCCTCTTCCGGCGTCCGGAAGCCAAGGTCGTCCCGCTGTGCGCGGCGAACGGCATTTCGCAGATAGTCTGGTCCCCGCTCGCTCAGGGCGTGCTTTCGGGCAAGTACACGCCTGGTCAGCCTCTGCCGGCCGGCACTAGAGCCACCAGCGACGAAATGGGCACGATGATGCAGAGCTGGCTCCGCCCCGAGGTTCTGGAAGTGGTGCAGAAGCTCAAGCCCATCGCGCACGAAGCCGGCTGCACGCTCTCGCAGTTCGCGCTGGCCTGGGTTCTGCGCGAGCCCAACGTGGCCTCCGCGATCGTTGGCGCAAGCCGTCCTGAGCAACTCGATGAGAATGCCGCGGCATCGGGCTTGTCGATCGATCCGGCGCTATTCGGTCGCGCCGAGGAAATCGTCGCCGGGCTGTAA
- a CDS encoding site-specific integrase, whose amino-acid sequence MAKLKLTSAFCREVTCPPHKRKEVYRCTEQTGFGIEIRATSKTYWLYYTTPHGNAAQIKLGGHSDITFDQAKRAAKELRSKIVLGGNPAEEKANRKAVASFKELAGMHVEHAEGHLRSHACVELAHRRYLIPKFGKLRIDQVTTQAIENYLAELRQRLAPASVDRLRLVMHRSYKLAQGWGLPGSDRNPVSAVARPRYDNKRTCLLTPAEVNRLLGASGRSANPLLKPIVQILLGTAARRGEALNAKWEHIDFDREEWLIPHTKNGHPRRVPLSKAVMATIKALPRTSDWLLANPATGKPFDNIKRAWRTACIEARLPDLHIHDLRHAAIGAMINNGVSLHVAGKVAGHLRSESTARYAYVSDSSLAAAVEAGADNLMLGGAR is encoded by the coding sequence ATGGCCAAGCTTAAACTGACCTCGGCATTCTGCCGGGAAGTTACCTGCCCACCACATAAGCGTAAGGAAGTGTACCGGTGCACTGAACAAACCGGATTCGGGATCGAGATCAGGGCCACATCGAAGACGTACTGGCTCTACTACACGACCCCCCACGGGAATGCCGCGCAGATCAAACTGGGCGGCCATTCGGACATTACCTTCGACCAGGCGAAGCGCGCGGCGAAGGAGCTGCGATCCAAGATCGTCCTGGGCGGCAACCCCGCCGAGGAAAAGGCGAACCGGAAGGCTGTCGCATCGTTCAAGGAACTCGCCGGCATGCACGTCGAGCACGCGGAGGGGCATCTGCGTTCGCATGCCTGCGTCGAGTTGGCCCACCGTCGCTATCTGATTCCGAAGTTCGGGAAGCTGCGCATCGATCAGGTGACCACACAAGCGATCGAAAACTACCTCGCCGAGCTTCGCCAGCGGCTGGCGCCCGCCTCAGTGGATCGCCTGCGCCTGGTGATGCACCGCAGCTACAAGCTCGCACAGGGCTGGGGGCTACCGGGCTCTGATCGCAACCCGGTCTCCGCGGTGGCGAGGCCGCGCTACGACAACAAAAGGACCTGCTTGCTTACACCCGCCGAGGTCAACCGGCTGCTGGGTGCCTCCGGCCGTTCAGCCAATCCCCTGCTAAAGCCGATCGTTCAGATCCTCCTCGGGACGGCCGCGCGTCGCGGCGAAGCGCTTAATGCGAAGTGGGAGCACATCGACTTCGACCGTGAAGAATGGCTCATCCCGCACACCAAGAACGGGCACCCCCGCCGGGTGCCGCTGAGTAAGGCGGTCATGGCCACGATCAAGGCCCTGCCGCGCACCAGTGATTGGCTGCTGGCGAATCCGGCGACGGGTAAACCTTTCGATAACATCAAGCGCGCCTGGAGGACCGCTTGCATCGAGGCTCGCCTGCCGGACCTGCACATCCACGACCTGCGGCACGCCGCGATCGGCGCGATGATCAACAACGGGGTCTCGCTTCACGTCGCGGGCAAGGTGGCGGGCCACCTGAGGTCCGAGAGCACCGCTCGTTACGCCTATGTGAGTGACAGCTCGCTCGCCGCGGCGGTGGAGGCGGGCGCCGACAACCTCATGTTGGGAGGCGCAAGATGA
- a CDS encoding AAA family ATPase, whose product MSQSINTSVSDAMQFWTEFGFQVQHSPTPSLSPVVQAIVPPGYVAIVAKGAQAIAQQAQALRAIGIPPALWSDTGIDSKTAVFKLSPSVLIDDLRSCVGDRVKVVGPGGVIPLPAGRYLAPSDHVLSIADLSVLDTLDAYRATPEPPSAPTATPAAKGPLSKFSLLGQGSTLEGSAQPSHAILGGAILAGQATAIYAAPNVGKTLILLHLLSEAVEAGRIHPSTTYYVNADDSSKGMAEKLVLLDDLGVHTLVPGYEGFSPAKLNESLAKMVRDDLCRGVVVAVDTLKKFADLMDKKAAAAFGDLVRQFVLKGGTLIALAHTRKNANPNGQLVYGGTTDIVEDFDAACLLVPSPNLSPRGEKVVQFQFLKRRGPNADEAYAYAPDPELSYSERLASVRSIDAEDLDKFAETDTRLADDKLIAVIKECIEAGFVQKMKLVREVAERTRVSRRSVMQVLERYTGDDLEKHHWDYSVRDRGAMVFRLLDWTAPD is encoded by the coding sequence ATGTCTCAATCTATCAATACCAGCGTGTCCGACGCCATGCAGTTCTGGACTGAGTTCGGCTTCCAGGTGCAGCATTCACCCACTCCTTCTCTGTCACCTGTGGTGCAAGCCATCGTGCCTCCCGGTTACGTGGCGATAGTCGCCAAGGGCGCTCAAGCGATCGCCCAACAAGCCCAGGCGCTCCGGGCCATCGGCATCCCCCCAGCCCTTTGGAGCGACACTGGGATCGACAGCAAGACAGCCGTGTTCAAATTGTCGCCCTCAGTCCTGATCGACGATCTACGCAGTTGCGTGGGCGATCGGGTCAAAGTCGTCGGTCCCGGAGGCGTTATCCCGCTTCCCGCGGGCCGCTATCTAGCGCCGTCGGACCACGTACTAAGTATTGCCGATCTATCGGTGCTCGACACGCTTGATGCTTATAGGGCAACGCCAGAACCTCCGAGCGCACCCACGGCGACGCCCGCCGCCAAAGGACCTCTCTCGAAGTTCAGCTTGCTCGGACAGGGCTCAACGCTTGAAGGCAGTGCCCAACCGAGTCACGCGATCTTGGGTGGCGCAATTCTCGCCGGACAGGCCACGGCCATTTACGCGGCGCCAAATGTCGGCAAGACGCTTATCCTGCTCCATCTTCTCTCTGAAGCAGTCGAAGCTGGCCGCATTCATCCTTCGACGACTTACTATGTGAACGCCGACGACAGCAGCAAAGGCATGGCCGAGAAGCTGGTGTTGCTCGACGATCTGGGCGTTCACACCTTGGTACCGGGCTACGAAGGTTTCTCACCGGCGAAACTCAATGAATCGCTCGCCAAGATGGTCAGGGACGACCTGTGCCGAGGCGTGGTTGTCGCCGTGGATACGCTTAAGAAGTTCGCCGATCTTATGGATAAGAAGGCTGCCGCTGCCTTCGGGGATCTCGTCAGGCAGTTCGTACTGAAGGGCGGCACACTGATTGCGCTGGCACACACGAGAAAGAACGCCAATCCCAACGGGCAGCTTGTGTACGGCGGTACAACCGACATCGTCGAAGACTTCGACGCGGCTTGCCTTTTGGTGCCGTCGCCGAATCTTTCCCCGCGCGGCGAGAAAGTTGTGCAATTCCAATTTCTCAAACGCCGCGGGCCGAACGCTGACGAGGCGTACGCCTACGCTCCGGACCCCGAACTATCCTACTCCGAGCGGCTGGCCTCCGTCCGATCGATCGATGCCGAAGATCTCGACAAGTTTGCAGAGACGGACACCCGCCTTGCAGACGACAAGCTTATTGCTGTCATCAAGGAGTGTATCGAGGCGGGTTTCGTGCAGAAGATGAAGCTCGTCAGGGAGGTCGCCGAGCGTACCCGCGTCAGCCGGCGTTCGGTGATGCAGGTGTTGGAACGCTACACCGGCGACGATCTCGAAAAGCACCACTGGGACTATTCGGTACGGGACCGGGGCGCGATGGTGTTTAGGCTGCTAGATTGGACAGCTCCCGACTAG